From a region of the Sandaracinaceae bacterium genome:
- a CDS encoding Stp1/IreP family PP2C-type Ser/Thr phosphatase yields MSGSDGLRFWPLTDVGKVRDHNEDSFLVDRKLNLFVVCDGMGGHAAGEVASSMTARVVRETLAEEQDLLLSYEQGNETSRQSILELMEKASQRACSAVHQEGVRDESKRGMGTTLVALTIIGNRGFICHVGDSRIYLYRQGAVHQLTEDHSLINELLKRGRLTREQIGKMNYKNAVTRAVGVYESVDADVFDFDVLPGDRYLLCSDGLHDYLEESVLARMFDEIPEDELSQRLVQLANDGGGKDNITALVVRVPEDTSGVDKLVREVNLKLEMLHKMPLFRFVTYQELVRVVNITDVKTFAAGETVVTEGDEGEEMFLVLSGKVRIHTGETLIAHLGPGQHLGEMSLIDKAPRSASVTAEEESRLLIIGRRGFFDLVRKNHDIAVKLLWSFLGVLNQRLRTTSRELGETRDELHRVLVARASVPPPTPPPKTPTEG; encoded by the coding sequence ATGTCCGGCAGCGATGGCCTTCGATTCTGGCCACTCACAGACGTAGGCAAGGTCCGCGACCACAATGAGGACAGCTTCCTGGTGGACAGGAAGCTGAATCTCTTCGTGGTCTGCGACGGCATGGGCGGACACGCGGCCGGCGAGGTGGCCAGCTCCATGACCGCCCGCGTGGTGCGCGAGACGCTCGCCGAGGAGCAGGACCTGCTGCTGAGCTACGAGCAGGGCAACGAGACATCGCGCCAGTCCATCCTCGAGCTCATGGAGAAGGCCAGCCAGCGGGCCTGCTCGGCCGTGCACCAAGAGGGTGTGCGCGATGAGAGCAAGCGCGGCATGGGCACCACCCTGGTGGCGCTCACCATCATCGGCAACCGCGGCTTCATCTGCCACGTGGGCGACTCGCGCATCTACCTGTACCGGCAGGGTGCCGTCCACCAGCTCACCGAGGACCACTCGCTCATCAACGAGCTGCTCAAGCGAGGTCGTCTGACCCGCGAGCAGATCGGGAAGATGAACTACAAGAACGCGGTCACCCGCGCGGTGGGTGTCTACGAGAGCGTGGACGCCGACGTGTTCGACTTCGACGTGCTGCCGGGCGACCGCTACCTGCTCTGCAGCGACGGGCTCCACGACTACCTCGAAGAGAGCGTGCTCGCGCGCATGTTCGACGAGATCCCGGAGGACGAGCTCTCACAGCGCCTGGTGCAGCTCGCCAACGACGGCGGCGGCAAGGACAACATCACCGCCCTGGTGGTGCGCGTCCCGGAAGACACCAGCGGCGTGGACAAGCTGGTGCGCGAGGTCAACCTCAAGCTGGAGATGCTGCACAAGATGCCGCTCTTCCGCTTCGTCACGTACCAAGAGCTGGTCCGCGTGGTGAACATCACCGACGTGAAGACCTTCGCGGCGGGCGAGACGGTGGTCACCGAGGGCGACGAGGGCGAGGAGATGTTCCTGGTGCTCTCCGGCAAGGTGCGCATCCACACCGGCGAGACGCTCATCGCGCACCTCGGGCCCGGCCAGCACCTGGGCGAGATGTCGCTCATCGACAAGGCGCCGCGCAGCGCCAGCGTCACGGCCGAAGAAGAGAGCCGCCTGCTCATCATCGGGCGCCGCGGCTTCTTCGACCTGGTGCGCAAGAACCACGACATCGCGGTGAAGCTGCTGTGGAGCTTCCTGGGCGTGCTCAACCAGCGCCTGCGCACCACCAGCCGCGAGCTGGGTGAGACGCGTGACGAACTGCACCGTGTGCTGGTGGCACGGGCCAGCGTGCCCCCCCCCACGCCGCCTCCCAAGACGCCGACCGAGGGGTAG